The Ziziphus jujuba cultivar Dongzao chromosome 12, ASM3175591v1 sequence AGAACTTCCAGAGCAAAAACGCCAAAGCTATATACATCACATTTTTCTGTCACCACCATGGTATAAGCAAGCTctgcaacaaataaataaaaaaattattgaaataaatgtTGGGGTTCGTAATGATGGACCTGCTTTATATACGGAATGCCAGTGAGTGCGTGAATAATACTTGCATAGAAAGTTATCAACTATATTTCTATAgatatgttaaataaattaatatgatattacatgaaaaaataaaccattataacattaatattttgtttctttaaaatttaaaaaaaaaaaattataaatagaacAAAGAAGAGCGAATATTACATACGAGGAGGcacattataaaaaattaaaaatctgcGCAAAGAAATTTACTAGTACTAATGTTTGGTGCCTATTATAATTTGAAGTTTGAACTACGCCATTAGATCAAAACTGTATTTATCTAAGACTGGAATCGTCTGTCCGTCCCCAGCTGATCTGTTCCACCAATGAATTAGAGCcaccttatttaaaaaattctacCTCTTTTCCGTTAGTTTATTCTGTTTCCCTGCCGTGTGTTTTTTGGGTTTATAGTTTATTCCATCTTTTTCTACTTGGTTTATGTTTAGGAGGCTCACGTATGTATGTGCTTTAGGCTGCGTTTCTTCTCGTGGGTTGACTAGGAAGCGGTCGATAAAGACACGAGAACAAACtaaaataaagttttgaaaTGAAGCCGCACTGACTTATGTGGGGATAGAGTCGAAGAAAATAATGGGGGACGAAAGTTCCCATTCATAATTTGGTAAAAACCATTActttgaggggaaaaaaaaaaataaataaataaatcttttcaaaatcaaaagaaaaataaaatcttaatattataatttctttCTTATTAAGATACAATTATTTTCTCTTTCCGTATCAcgttcacaaaaaataaataaaaatttcttttagatAACCTAGATCctctgtttgtttgttttttttaaatatttgtccatccttatttttttaatacttcaaatatatttgaacatatttttaagcttaatttatatattttttttttggtaactttttttggttgataaaaCTATTTGACAGAGTTGTAATTAATGGTTGAGATTCAAGATTAAACATAAACAAGTACAggaaaaaaaacagaattttctttatttttttaaattttttctttttgttggaggATGTGTGTAACATGtctgttttgtgaaattgaatattttgtgtCTTGAAAATTCAAGGAGATAAAATTCAGCTTCTGGTCCCCAATTACAAATCCCAGCCCCCAATATCacagacaaaaaaacaaaaatgaaaaaaaacgtttatatcattataaaattaagttataatgtaataatttcaaacttttaaaaCATCTTTAGGCCAGCTTAATGCTTCTGCCGGAcagaaaaacaatattaatcaAGCTTTCATGTGTGCGAGGCTATACATATAATGTGAGAATTTTTTAGTatctattttgtatttaattgaatgttttggatgaaattttattagttgGCACATATGTGTTTTTCTACCAAAGTGTAATGACAGAAGCAATATATGCATATTCGAAGCCTACCTGGGGCGAGGTAACCATAGGTGCCTGCAACTCCAGTCCAGTTTGAGGAATCAGGATTGAGAAATCTTGCTGTGCCAAAATCTGAGACATGAGCTTCAAGTTGATGGTccaataaaacatttttgctGGATATGTCTCTATGAATCATAGGGGGCACAATATCATGATGCATATAACATAAAGCATGTGCTACTCCTTTCACTACTCCTATCCTCTTCCCCCAATCTAGCTCTTTTGCACCCTCTTCGCTTTTCAGCATATCTGCTAAACTTCCCCTTTCCATGAACTCATACACCAAAAATGCGTGAATTCCTCTACAACAGAACCCAAAAAGTTTCACAATGTTTCGATGCTTGATTTCTGTCAAAGTCGACACTTCGTTCCCGAAGTGTCTTATATTCTTCATCTCTGACTCATCTCTGGCCTCAAAAATCAGTTTCTTTACTGCTAATACATCATAACCAGGGATATCCACTCTGTATACCTTCGCAAACCCTCCCACACCAATGCAATACGCATCGTCGAAATTCTTTGTCGCCTTCAATATGTCTTCGTACAAAATTTTGCCATTAAAATACCAAAGTGAAAATGGATTTTCTGATGTCTTTGGGATGCTTTCATTTGGAACCAAATTTGTTGATAACTTTTTCTTACAAATAAACACCAAAATCCGAATAAATGTAAAAGAAACTAACACTAAACCTGCTAAAGAAGAAATAACAACAATTAGAATTTTGCGTTTCTTTTTGTTCCCACCTTTTTGCTCTGTTACGTTGCAAGGGCGCAAACCTTTGATTTTTCCACATAAATCTTTATTGTTGCTGAATGACTCCGGCGGAAACGATTCAGAGATTCGAATATCAGGAATAGGACCCTCCAAAAAGTTGTATGACAAGTTGATTTCCGTCAAACTCACCATATGTTTGAATGAATCAGGGATTGAACCAGTGAGATTATTGTGGGAGAAATTCAATCTTTCTAGACTTCTAAGCTTCCCAAGCTGGGCTGGAATTTCTCCACTAAGCCGATTGTAACTCAAATCTAGTAAATCATGTAATGACCCTGCTAGATTACCAATCTGGTATGGGATTCTACCACTTAGACGATTCTTGCTCAAAGACAAACTTCGAAGCTTGGAACAGTCCCCTGTTTGCGATGGAATTGGCCCACTTAGCTTGTTCATTGAGAGGTCCAAGGACTCCAAATTAGATAATGTTCCAATCCCTGCAGGTACTCTCCCTGATAGTTGGTTATCTTTCAGGTTTAGGACGGACAACTTTGATAAATTTCGAATATCTGCCGGTATCTCACCAGAAAGTTGGTTGGAAGAAAGATCAAGCTTCACAAGTTGGTTCAACCTGGCAATCTCATTTGGGACATTTCCACTCATCATATTGCTTGCAATGTTCAGTAGTGTTAAGTTCCGGCATTCACCCCAGTTTGGTGAGAGCTCGCCTCGCAATCTGTTGAAACTCAAATCGATATAAGTAAGGTTGGGATACACACCAAAGTCTTGGTCTATATACCCTGTTATCTTGT is a genomic window containing:
- the LOC107428798 gene encoding MDIS1-interacting receptor like kinase 2-like: MSCLQKYVSMAIILAWVALLSFCKADDSASNSEVEALIKWKDSLPNQSLFDSWVFPTHTNSSSSTPPSPCKWYGITCNQARSVTQIDLSGRGINGTLQNFDFSSFPNLLRFDLHSNNFEGTIPHNIGMVSKLQLLDLSTNSLNGTLPLSLANLTQVSELDLSRNDITGILDGRLFPSESSTEPKTGLLSLRYLLFQDTLLGGKIPKEIGNLKFLVSLVLDRSHFNGPIPPSLGNLSHLQALRLSENQLSGKVPETLVNLRNLTDLRLFTNKLSGVVPKELGNFSSFTVLHLGENNFTGHLPPQVCRGGKLINFTAYSNNFIGPIPISLRNCSTLYRVRLEYNKITGYIDQDFGVYPNLTYIDLSFNRLRGELSPNWGECRNLTLLNIASNMMSGNVPNEIARLNQLVKLDLSSNQLSGEIPADIRNLSKLSVLNLKDNQLSGRVPAGIGTLSNLESLDLSMNKLSGPIPSQTGDCSKLRSLSLSKNRLSGRIPYQIGNLAGSLHDLLDLSYNRLSGEIPAQLGKLRSLERLNFSHNNLTGSIPDSFKHMVSLTEINLSYNFLEGPIPDIRISESFPPESFSNNKDLCGKIKGLRPCNVTEQKGGNKKKRKILIVVISSLAGLVLVSFTFIRILVFICKKKLSTNLVPNESIPKTSENPFSLWYFNGKILYEDILKATKNFDDAYCIGVGGFAKVYRVDIPGYDVLAVKKLIFEARDESEMKNIRHFGNEVSTLTEIKHRNIVKLFGFCCRGIHAFLVYEFMERGSLADMLKSEEGAKELDWGKRIGVVKGVAHALCYMHHDIVPPMIHRDISSKNVLLDHQLEAHVSDFGTARFLNPDSSNWTGVAGTYGYLAPELAYTMVVTEKCDVYSFGVFALEVLMGKHPGELISKMQAYAVESIQHTDILDHRLAPPKTKNVANKLGLVMNLAISCLSANPHARPTMRSVSKVLEFQAFDD